A stretch of Equus caballus isolate H_3958 breed thoroughbred chromosome 11, TB-T2T, whole genome shotgun sequence DNA encodes these proteins:
- the FMNL1 gene encoding formin-like protein 1 isoform X6: protein MGNAAGSAEQPASPAALSPKQPAAPKQPMPAAGELEERFNRVLNCMNLPPDKVQLLSQYDNEKKWELICDQERFQVKNPPAAYIQKLRSYLETGGVSRKVAADWMSNLGFKRRVQESTQVLRELEISLRTNHIGWVQEFLNEENRGLDVLLEYLAFAQCSVTYDIESTDNGAPGSEKSKPLEQSVEDLSKGPPSALPPQPKSRHLTIKCPPSPRLTPAHSRKALRNSRIVSQKDDVHVCIMCLRAIMNYQSGFSLVMNHPACVNEIALSLNNKNPRTKALVLELLAAVCLVRGGHEIILAAFDNFKEACGEQHRFEKLMEYFRNEDSNIDFMVACMQFINIVVHSVENMNFRVFLQYEFTHLGLDLYLEKLRHTESDKLQVQIQAYLDNVFDVGALLEDTETKNAVLEHMEELQEQVTLLTERLRDAENESMAKIAELEKQLSQARKELETLRDRFSESTAMGVSRRPPEPEKVPAPAPARPSALELKVEELEEKGLIRILRGPGDAVSIEILQVAVATPSGSDAPTPGVPTGSPSPDLPPAAEPVPGAAPSPPPPPSPPPLPSLPSQQEAPPLAPPPAPPLPGSPEPPPPPPLPGDLPPPPPPPPPPPGTDGPVPPPPPPLGGPSDALGRPGPEMGPGVKAKKPIQTKFRMPLLNWVALKPSQITGTVFTELNDEKVLQELDMSDFEEQFKTKSQGPSLDLSALKSKAVQKAPTQATLIEANRAKNLAITLRKGNMGADRICQAIETYDLQALGLDFLELLTRFLPTEYERSLIARFEREQRPMEELSEEDRFMLRFSRIPRLQERMATLTFLGNFPDTAQLLMPQLNAVIAASMSIKSSDKLRQILEIVLAFGNYMNSSKRGAAYGFRLQSLDALLEMKSTDRKQTLLHYLVKVIAEKYPQLTGFHSDLHFLDKAGSVSLDSVLGDVRSLQRGLELTQREFVRQDDCVVLKEFLRANSPTMDKLLADSKTAQEAYESVVEYFGENPKTTSPSMFFTLFSRFIKAYKKAEQEVEQWKKEAAAQEAGADTLGRGEPPAPKSPPKIRRQQMDLISELKRKQQKEPLIYESDRDGAIEDIITDLRNQPYIRADTGRRSARRRPPGPPLQVTSDISL from the exons AACTGCATGAACTTGCCCCCGGATAAGGTCCAGCTGCTGAGCCAGTATGACAACGAGAAGAAGTGGGAGCTCATCTGTGACCAG GAGCGATTTCAAGTCAAGAACCCCCCCGCAGCCTACATCCAGAAGCTGAGGAGCTACCTGGAAACGGGTGGGGTCAGCCGAAAGGTAGCAGCTGACTGGATGTCCAACCTGGGG TTTAAGAGGCGAGTTCAGGAGTCCACGCAGGTGCTGCGGGAGCTGGAGATCTCCCTGAGGACAAACCACATTGG GTGGGTGCAGGAGTTCCTCAACGAGGAGAACCGCGGCCTGGACGTGCTCCTCGAGTACCTGGCCTTTGCCCAGTGCTCCGTCAC GTATGACATAGAGAGCACAGACAATGGGGCCCCCGGCTCAGAGAAGAGCAAGCCGCTGGAGCAGTCGGTGGAAGATCTCAGCAAGGGTCCACCCTCAGCCTTGCCACCACAGCCCAAGAGTCGCCACCTGACCATCAA GTGCCCCCCTTCTCCCCG GCTGACCCCGGCCCACAGCAGGAAGGCCCTGCGGAATTCTCGCATTGTCAGCCAGAAGGACGACGTCCACGTCTGCATCATGTGCTTGCGCGCCATCATGAACTACCAG tCTGGCTTCAGCCTCGTCATGAACCACCCAGCCTGCGTCAATGAGATCGCTCTGAGCCTCAACAACAAGAACCCCAG AACGAAGGCTCTGGTGCTGGAGCTGCTGGCAGCTGTGTGCCTGGTGCGGGGAGGacatgaaatcatccttgcagCCTTTGACAACTTCAAGGAG GCGTGTGGGGAGCAGCACCGCTTTGAAAAGCTGATGGAATATTTCCGGAACGAGGATAGCAATATCGACTTCATG GTGGCCTGCATGCAGTTCATTAACATTGTGGTACACTCAGTGGAGAACATGAACTTCCGCGTCTTCCTGCAATATGAGTTCACCCACCTGGGCCTGGACCTGTACTTGGAG AAACTTCGACACACGGAGAGTGACAAGCTGCAGGTGCAGATCCAGGCATACTTGGACAATGTGTTTGATGTCGGTGCGCTGCTGGAGGACACGGAGACCAAGAATGCTGTGCTGGAGCACATGGAGGAGCTGCAGGagcaggtgaccctg CTGACAGAGCGGCTTCGGGACGCGGAGAACGAATCCATGGCCAAGATCGCAGAGCTGGAAAAGCAGCTAAGCCAGGCCCGAAAGGAGCTGGAGACCCTGCGG GACCGCTTCAGTGAGTCGACCGCCATGGGCGTCTCCAGGCGTCCGCCTGAGCCTGAGAAAGTGCCTGCCCCCGCCCCGGCGCGGCCTTCCGCCCTGGAGCTGAaggtggaggagctggaggagaaggggTTAATCCGTATACTGCGGGGGCCCGGGGATGCTGTCTCCATCGAGATCCTCCAGGTCGCTGTGGCAACTCCGAGCGGCAGTGATGCCCCGACTCCGGGGGTGCCCACCGGCTCTCCCAGCCCAG ATCTCCCACCTGCAGCAGAGCCGGTTCCCGGAGCAGCGCCCTCACCGCCCCcgcccccgtccccgcccccactgcccagcctcccctcccagcaGGAAGCCCCGCCCTTGGCGCCCCCACCGGCCCCACCTCTCCCAGGCAGCCCggagcccccgcccccgccgcctcTGCCGGGAGACttgccgcccccacccccgccgcccccgccgcctccTGGTACAGATGGTCCGGTGCCTCCGCCGCCCCCGCCTCTGGGAGGTCCCTCTGATGCCCTTGGAAGGCCCGGCCCAGAGATGGGCCCAG GAGTGAAGGCCAAGAAACCCATCCAGACCAAGTTCAGAATGCCGCTCTTAAACTGGGTGGCCTTGAAACCCAGCCAGATTACAGGCACCGTCTTCACTGAGCTCAATGATGAGAAGGTGCTGCAG gAGCTGGACATGAGTGACTTTGAAGAGCAGTTCAAGACAAAATCCCAAGGTCCCAGCCTGGACCTCAGTGCTCTGAAGAGTAAGGCAGTGCAGAAGGCCCCCACCCAGGCCACGCTCATCGAGGCCAACCGGGCCAAGAACCTGGCCATCACCCTGCGTAAGGGCAACATGGGGGCCGACCGCATCTGCCAGGCCATTGAGAC GTACGACCTACAGGCCCTCGGCCTGGACTTCCTTGAGCTGCTGACCCGCTTCTTGCCCACGGAGTATGAGCGAAGCCTCATCGCCCGCTTCGAGCGGGAGCAGCGGCCGATGGAAGAGCTGTCGGAGGAGGACCGCTTCATGCTGCGCTTCAGCCGCATCCCGCGCCTGCAGGAGCGGATGGCCACGCTCACCTTCCTGGGCAACTTCCCGGATACTGCCCAGCTGCTCATGCCG CAACTGAATGCCGTCATTGCAGCCTCAATGTCCATCAAATCTTCTGACAAACTCCGCCAGATCCTGGAG ATCGTCCTGGCCTTCGGCAACTACATGAACAGCAGCAAGCGTGGAGCAGCCTATGGCTTCCGGCTCCAGAGTCTGGATGCG CTGCTGGAGATGAAGTCGACCGATCGCAAGCAGACGCTGCTGCACTACCTGGTGAAGGTCATTGCTGAGAAGTACCCACAGCTCACAGGCTTCCACAGCGACCTGCACTTCCTGGACAAGGCCGGCTCAG TGTCCCTGGACAGCGTCCTAGGGGATGTGCGCTCCCTGCAGCGAGGCCTGGAGTTGACCCAACGGGAGTTTGTGCGGCAGGATGACTGCGTGGTTCTCAAGGAGTTCCTGAGGGCCAACTCACCCACCATGGATAAGCTACTGGCAGACAGCAAGACGGCTCAG GAGGCCTACGAGTCTGTGGTGGAGTACTTCGGAGAGAACCCCAAGACCACGTCCCCGTCCATGTTCTTTACCCTCTTTAGCCGCTTCATCAAGGCCTACAAG AAAGCTGAGCAGGAGGTGGAACAGTGGAAGAAAGAAGCAGCTGCCCAGGAGGCAGGCGCCGACACCCTGGGCAGAGGGGAGCCCCCAGCACCCAAG TCCCCACCCAAGATCCGGCGGCAACAGATGGACCTCATCTCTGAGCTGAAACGGAAACAGCAGAAGGAGCCACTTATCTATGAGAGTGACCGTGATGGGGCCATTGAAGATATCATCACAG ATTTGCGAAACCAGCCCTACATCCGCGCAGACACAGGCCGCCGCAGTGCTCGCCGGCGCCCCCCGGGACCTCCCCTGCAGGTCACCTCCGACATCTCGCTGTAG
- the FMNL1 gene encoding formin-like protein 1 isoform X2, with amino-acid sequence MGNAAGSAEQPASPAALSPKQPAAPKQPMPAAGELEERFNRVLNCMNLPPDKVQLLSQYDNEKKWELICDQERFQVKNPPAAYIQKLRSYLETGGVSRKVAADWMSNLGFKRRVQESTQVLRELEISLRTNHIGWVQEFLNEENRGLDVLLEYLAFAQCSVTYDIESTDNGAPGSEKSKPLEQSVEDLSKGPPSALPPQPKSRHLTIKLTPAHSRKALRNSRIVSQKDDVHVCIMCLRAIMNYQSGFSLVMNHPACVNEIALSLNNKNPRTKALVLELLAAVCLVRGGHEIILAAFDNFKEACGEQHRFEKLMEYFRNEDSNIDFMVACMQFINIVVHSVENMNFRVFLQYEFTHLGLDLYLEKLRHTESDKLQVQIQAYLDNVFDVGALLEDTETKNAVLEHMEELQEQVTLLTERLRDAENESMAKIAELEKQLSQARKELETLRDRFSESTAMGVSRRPPEPEKVPAPAPARPSALELKVEELEEKGLIRILRGPGDAVSIEILQVAVATPSGSDAPTPGVPTGSPSPDLPPAAEPVPGAAPSPPPPPSPPPLPSLPSQQEAPPLAPPPAPPLPGSPEPPPPPPLPGDLPPPPPPPPPPPGTDGPVPPPPPPLGGPSDALGRPGPEMGPGVKAKKPIQTKFRMPLLNWVALKPSQITGTVFTELNDEKVLQELDMSDFEEQFKTKSQGPSLDLSALKSKAVQKAPTQATLIEANRAKNLAITLRKGNMGADRICQAIETYDLQALGLDFLELLTRFLPTEYERSLIARFEREQRPMEELSEEDRFMLRFSRIPRLQERMATLTFLGNFPDTAQLLMPQLNAVIAASMSIKSSDKLRQILEIVLAFGNYMNSSKRGAAYGFRLQSLDALLEMKSTDRKQTLLHYLVKVIAEKYPQLTGFHSDLHFLDKAGSVSLDSVLGDVRSLQRGLELTQREFVRQDDCVVLKEFLRANSPTMDKLLADSKTAQEAYESVVEYFGENPKTTSPSMFFTLFSRFIKAYKKAEQEVEQWKKEAAAQEAGADTLGRGEPPAPKSPPKIRRQQMDLISELKRKQQKEPLIYESDRDGAIEDIITDLRNQPYIRADTGRRSARRRPPGPPLQVTSDISL; translated from the exons AACTGCATGAACTTGCCCCCGGATAAGGTCCAGCTGCTGAGCCAGTATGACAACGAGAAGAAGTGGGAGCTCATCTGTGACCAG GAGCGATTTCAAGTCAAGAACCCCCCCGCAGCCTACATCCAGAAGCTGAGGAGCTACCTGGAAACGGGTGGGGTCAGCCGAAAGGTAGCAGCTGACTGGATGTCCAACCTGGGG TTTAAGAGGCGAGTTCAGGAGTCCACGCAGGTGCTGCGGGAGCTGGAGATCTCCCTGAGGACAAACCACATTGG GTGGGTGCAGGAGTTCCTCAACGAGGAGAACCGCGGCCTGGACGTGCTCCTCGAGTACCTGGCCTTTGCCCAGTGCTCCGTCAC GTATGACATAGAGAGCACAGACAATGGGGCCCCCGGCTCAGAGAAGAGCAAGCCGCTGGAGCAGTCGGTGGAAGATCTCAGCAAGGGTCCACCCTCAGCCTTGCCACCACAGCCCAAGAGTCGCCACCTGACCATCAA GCTGACCCCGGCCCACAGCAGGAAGGCCCTGCGGAATTCTCGCATTGTCAGCCAGAAGGACGACGTCCACGTCTGCATCATGTGCTTGCGCGCCATCATGAACTACCAG tCTGGCTTCAGCCTCGTCATGAACCACCCAGCCTGCGTCAATGAGATCGCTCTGAGCCTCAACAACAAGAACCCCAG AACGAAGGCTCTGGTGCTGGAGCTGCTGGCAGCTGTGTGCCTGGTGCGGGGAGGacatgaaatcatccttgcagCCTTTGACAACTTCAAGGAG GCGTGTGGGGAGCAGCACCGCTTTGAAAAGCTGATGGAATATTTCCGGAACGAGGATAGCAATATCGACTTCATG GTGGCCTGCATGCAGTTCATTAACATTGTGGTACACTCAGTGGAGAACATGAACTTCCGCGTCTTCCTGCAATATGAGTTCACCCACCTGGGCCTGGACCTGTACTTGGAG AAACTTCGACACACGGAGAGTGACAAGCTGCAGGTGCAGATCCAGGCATACTTGGACAATGTGTTTGATGTCGGTGCGCTGCTGGAGGACACGGAGACCAAGAATGCTGTGCTGGAGCACATGGAGGAGCTGCAGGagcaggtgaccctg CTGACAGAGCGGCTTCGGGACGCGGAGAACGAATCCATGGCCAAGATCGCAGAGCTGGAAAAGCAGCTAAGCCAGGCCCGAAAGGAGCTGGAGACCCTGCGG GACCGCTTCAGTGAGTCGACCGCCATGGGCGTCTCCAGGCGTCCGCCTGAGCCTGAGAAAGTGCCTGCCCCCGCCCCGGCGCGGCCTTCCGCCCTGGAGCTGAaggtggaggagctggaggagaaggggTTAATCCGTATACTGCGGGGGCCCGGGGATGCTGTCTCCATCGAGATCCTCCAGGTCGCTGTGGCAACTCCGAGCGGCAGTGATGCCCCGACTCCGGGGGTGCCCACCGGCTCTCCCAGCCCAG ATCTCCCACCTGCAGCAGAGCCGGTTCCCGGAGCAGCGCCCTCACCGCCCCcgcccccgtccccgcccccactgcccagcctcccctcccagcaGGAAGCCCCGCCCTTGGCGCCCCCACCGGCCCCACCTCTCCCAGGCAGCCCggagcccccgcccccgccgcctcTGCCGGGAGACttgccgcccccacccccgccgcccccgccgcctccTGGTACAGATGGTCCGGTGCCTCCGCCGCCCCCGCCTCTGGGAGGTCCCTCTGATGCCCTTGGAAGGCCCGGCCCAGAGATGGGCCCAG GAGTGAAGGCCAAGAAACCCATCCAGACCAAGTTCAGAATGCCGCTCTTAAACTGGGTGGCCTTGAAACCCAGCCAGATTACAGGCACCGTCTTCACTGAGCTCAATGATGAGAAGGTGCTGCAG gAGCTGGACATGAGTGACTTTGAAGAGCAGTTCAAGACAAAATCCCAAGGTCCCAGCCTGGACCTCAGTGCTCTGAAGAGTAAGGCAGTGCAGAAGGCCCCCACCCAGGCCACGCTCATCGAGGCCAACCGGGCCAAGAACCTGGCCATCACCCTGCGTAAGGGCAACATGGGGGCCGACCGCATCTGCCAGGCCATTGAGAC GTACGACCTACAGGCCCTCGGCCTGGACTTCCTTGAGCTGCTGACCCGCTTCTTGCCCACGGAGTATGAGCGAAGCCTCATCGCCCGCTTCGAGCGGGAGCAGCGGCCGATGGAAGAGCTGTCGGAGGAGGACCGCTTCATGCTGCGCTTCAGCCGCATCCCGCGCCTGCAGGAGCGGATGGCCACGCTCACCTTCCTGGGCAACTTCCCGGATACTGCCCAGCTGCTCATGCCG CAACTGAATGCCGTCATTGCAGCCTCAATGTCCATCAAATCTTCTGACAAACTCCGCCAGATCCTGGAG ATCGTCCTGGCCTTCGGCAACTACATGAACAGCAGCAAGCGTGGAGCAGCCTATGGCTTCCGGCTCCAGAGTCTGGATGCG CTGCTGGAGATGAAGTCGACCGATCGCAAGCAGACGCTGCTGCACTACCTGGTGAAGGTCATTGCTGAGAAGTACCCACAGCTCACAGGCTTCCACAGCGACCTGCACTTCCTGGACAAGGCCGGCTCAG TGTCCCTGGACAGCGTCCTAGGGGATGTGCGCTCCCTGCAGCGAGGCCTGGAGTTGACCCAACGGGAGTTTGTGCGGCAGGATGACTGCGTGGTTCTCAAGGAGTTCCTGAGGGCCAACTCACCCACCATGGATAAGCTACTGGCAGACAGCAAGACGGCTCAG GAGGCCTACGAGTCTGTGGTGGAGTACTTCGGAGAGAACCCCAAGACCACGTCCCCGTCCATGTTCTTTACCCTCTTTAGCCGCTTCATCAAGGCCTACAAG AAAGCTGAGCAGGAGGTGGAACAGTGGAAGAAAGAAGCAGCTGCCCAGGAGGCAGGCGCCGACACCCTGGGCAGAGGGGAGCCCCCAGCACCCAAG TCCCCACCCAAGATCCGGCGGCAACAGATGGACCTCATCTCTGAGCTGAAACGGAAACAGCAGAAGGAGCCACTTATCTATGAGAGTGACCGTGATGGGGCCATTGAAGATATCATCACAG ATTTGCGAAACCAGCCCTACATCCGCGCAGACACAGGCCGCCGCAGTGCTCGCCGGCGCCCCCCGGGACCTCCCCTGCAGGTCACCTCCGACATCTCGCTGTAG
- the FMNL1 gene encoding formin-like protein 1 isoform X5 — MGNAAGSAEQPASPAALSPKQPAAPKQPMPAAGELEERFNRVLNCMNLPPDKVQLLSQYDNEKKWELICDQERFQVKNPPAAYIQKLRSYLETGGVSRKFKRRVQESTQVLRELEISLRTNHIGWVQEFLNEENRGLDVLLEYLAFAQCSVTYDIESTDNGAPGSEKSKPLEQSVEDLSKGPPSALPPQPKSRHLTIKLTPAHSRKALRNSRIVSQKDDVHVCIMCLRAIMNYQSGFSLVMNHPACVNEIALSLNNKNPRTKALVLELLAAVCLVRGGHEIILAAFDNFKEACGEQHRFEKLMEYFRNEDSNIDFMVACMQFINIVVHSVENMNFRVFLQYEFTHLGLDLYLEKLRHTESDKLQVQIQAYLDNVFDVGALLEDTETKNAVLEHMEELQEQVTLLTERLRDAENESMAKIAELEKQLSQARKELETLRDRFSESTAMGVSRRPPEPEKVPAPAPARPSALELKVEELEEKGLIRILRGPGDAVSIEILQVAVATPSGSDAPTPGVPTGSPSPDLPPAAEPVPGAAPSPPPPPSPPPLPSLPSQQEAPPLAPPPAPPLPGSPEPPPPPPLPGDLPPPPPPPPPPPGTDGPVPPPPPPLGGPSDALGRPGPEMGPGVKAKKPIQTKFRMPLLNWVALKPSQITGTVFTELNDEKVLQELDMSDFEEQFKTKSQGPSLDLSALKSKAVQKAPTQATLIEANRAKNLAITLRKGNMGADRICQAIETYDLQALGLDFLELLTRFLPTEYERSLIARFEREQRPMEELSEEDRFMLRFSRIPRLQERMATLTFLGNFPDTAQLLMPQLNAVIAASMSIKSSDKLRQILEIVLAFGNYMNSSKRGAAYGFRLQSLDALLEMKSTDRKQTLLHYLVKVIAEKYPQLTGFHSDLHFLDKAGSVSLDSVLGDVRSLQRGLELTQREFVRQDDCVVLKEFLRANSPTMDKLLADSKTAQEAYESVVEYFGENPKTTSPSMFFTLFSRFIKAYKKAEQEVEQWKKEAAAQEAGADTLGRGEPPAPKSPPKIRRQQMDLISELKRKQQKEPLIYESDRDGAIEDIITDLRNQPYIRADTGRRSARRRPPGPPLQVTSDISL; from the exons AACTGCATGAACTTGCCCCCGGATAAGGTCCAGCTGCTGAGCCAGTATGACAACGAGAAGAAGTGGGAGCTCATCTGTGACCAG GAGCGATTTCAAGTCAAGAACCCCCCCGCAGCCTACATCCAGAAGCTGAGGAGCTACCTGGAAACGGGTGGGGTCAGCCGAAAG TTTAAGAGGCGAGTTCAGGAGTCCACGCAGGTGCTGCGGGAGCTGGAGATCTCCCTGAGGACAAACCACATTGG GTGGGTGCAGGAGTTCCTCAACGAGGAGAACCGCGGCCTGGACGTGCTCCTCGAGTACCTGGCCTTTGCCCAGTGCTCCGTCAC GTATGACATAGAGAGCACAGACAATGGGGCCCCCGGCTCAGAGAAGAGCAAGCCGCTGGAGCAGTCGGTGGAAGATCTCAGCAAGGGTCCACCCTCAGCCTTGCCACCACAGCCCAAGAGTCGCCACCTGACCATCAA GCTGACCCCGGCCCACAGCAGGAAGGCCCTGCGGAATTCTCGCATTGTCAGCCAGAAGGACGACGTCCACGTCTGCATCATGTGCTTGCGCGCCATCATGAACTACCAG tCTGGCTTCAGCCTCGTCATGAACCACCCAGCCTGCGTCAATGAGATCGCTCTGAGCCTCAACAACAAGAACCCCAG AACGAAGGCTCTGGTGCTGGAGCTGCTGGCAGCTGTGTGCCTGGTGCGGGGAGGacatgaaatcatccttgcagCCTTTGACAACTTCAAGGAG GCGTGTGGGGAGCAGCACCGCTTTGAAAAGCTGATGGAATATTTCCGGAACGAGGATAGCAATATCGACTTCATG GTGGCCTGCATGCAGTTCATTAACATTGTGGTACACTCAGTGGAGAACATGAACTTCCGCGTCTTCCTGCAATATGAGTTCACCCACCTGGGCCTGGACCTGTACTTGGAG AAACTTCGACACACGGAGAGTGACAAGCTGCAGGTGCAGATCCAGGCATACTTGGACAATGTGTTTGATGTCGGTGCGCTGCTGGAGGACACGGAGACCAAGAATGCTGTGCTGGAGCACATGGAGGAGCTGCAGGagcaggtgaccctg CTGACAGAGCGGCTTCGGGACGCGGAGAACGAATCCATGGCCAAGATCGCAGAGCTGGAAAAGCAGCTAAGCCAGGCCCGAAAGGAGCTGGAGACCCTGCGG GACCGCTTCAGTGAGTCGACCGCCATGGGCGTCTCCAGGCGTCCGCCTGAGCCTGAGAAAGTGCCTGCCCCCGCCCCGGCGCGGCCTTCCGCCCTGGAGCTGAaggtggaggagctggaggagaaggggTTAATCCGTATACTGCGGGGGCCCGGGGATGCTGTCTCCATCGAGATCCTCCAGGTCGCTGTGGCAACTCCGAGCGGCAGTGATGCCCCGACTCCGGGGGTGCCCACCGGCTCTCCCAGCCCAG ATCTCCCACCTGCAGCAGAGCCGGTTCCCGGAGCAGCGCCCTCACCGCCCCcgcccccgtccccgcccccactgcccagcctcccctcccagcaGGAAGCCCCGCCCTTGGCGCCCCCACCGGCCCCACCTCTCCCAGGCAGCCCggagcccccgcccccgccgcctcTGCCGGGAGACttgccgcccccacccccgccgcccccgccgcctccTGGTACAGATGGTCCGGTGCCTCCGCCGCCCCCGCCTCTGGGAGGTCCCTCTGATGCCCTTGGAAGGCCCGGCCCAGAGATGGGCCCAG GAGTGAAGGCCAAGAAACCCATCCAGACCAAGTTCAGAATGCCGCTCTTAAACTGGGTGGCCTTGAAACCCAGCCAGATTACAGGCACCGTCTTCACTGAGCTCAATGATGAGAAGGTGCTGCAG gAGCTGGACATGAGTGACTTTGAAGAGCAGTTCAAGACAAAATCCCAAGGTCCCAGCCTGGACCTCAGTGCTCTGAAGAGTAAGGCAGTGCAGAAGGCCCCCACCCAGGCCACGCTCATCGAGGCCAACCGGGCCAAGAACCTGGCCATCACCCTGCGTAAGGGCAACATGGGGGCCGACCGCATCTGCCAGGCCATTGAGAC GTACGACCTACAGGCCCTCGGCCTGGACTTCCTTGAGCTGCTGACCCGCTTCTTGCCCACGGAGTATGAGCGAAGCCTCATCGCCCGCTTCGAGCGGGAGCAGCGGCCGATGGAAGAGCTGTCGGAGGAGGACCGCTTCATGCTGCGCTTCAGCCGCATCCCGCGCCTGCAGGAGCGGATGGCCACGCTCACCTTCCTGGGCAACTTCCCGGATACTGCCCAGCTGCTCATGCCG CAACTGAATGCCGTCATTGCAGCCTCAATGTCCATCAAATCTTCTGACAAACTCCGCCAGATCCTGGAG ATCGTCCTGGCCTTCGGCAACTACATGAACAGCAGCAAGCGTGGAGCAGCCTATGGCTTCCGGCTCCAGAGTCTGGATGCG CTGCTGGAGATGAAGTCGACCGATCGCAAGCAGACGCTGCTGCACTACCTGGTGAAGGTCATTGCTGAGAAGTACCCACAGCTCACAGGCTTCCACAGCGACCTGCACTTCCTGGACAAGGCCGGCTCAG TGTCCCTGGACAGCGTCCTAGGGGATGTGCGCTCCCTGCAGCGAGGCCTGGAGTTGACCCAACGGGAGTTTGTGCGGCAGGATGACTGCGTGGTTCTCAAGGAGTTCCTGAGGGCCAACTCACCCACCATGGATAAGCTACTGGCAGACAGCAAGACGGCTCAG GAGGCCTACGAGTCTGTGGTGGAGTACTTCGGAGAGAACCCCAAGACCACGTCCCCGTCCATGTTCTTTACCCTCTTTAGCCGCTTCATCAAGGCCTACAAG AAAGCTGAGCAGGAGGTGGAACAGTGGAAGAAAGAAGCAGCTGCCCAGGAGGCAGGCGCCGACACCCTGGGCAGAGGGGAGCCCCCAGCACCCAAG TCCCCACCCAAGATCCGGCGGCAACAGATGGACCTCATCTCTGAGCTGAAACGGAAACAGCAGAAGGAGCCACTTATCTATGAGAGTGACCGTGATGGGGCCATTGAAGATATCATCACAG ATTTGCGAAACCAGCCCTACATCCGCGCAGACACAGGCCGCCGCAGTGCTCGCCGGCGCCCCCCGGGACCTCCCCTGCAGGTCACCTCCGACATCTCGCTGTAG